In Triticum aestivum cultivar Chinese Spring chromosome 5B, IWGSC CS RefSeq v2.1, whole genome shotgun sequence, the following proteins share a genomic window:
- the LOC123113862 gene encoding external alternative NAD(P)H-ubiquinone oxidoreductase B1, mitochondrial — protein MASVAAVDSCRPLNPALDLLAPPLLRSFPCCLSHEEEGVVLGTGWAGTSFLKNLDSSRYEVKVISPRNCFAFTPLLPSVTCGTVEARSAVEPIQRMFEKNGKDVAYYEAECLKINLTKKAVHCRSAVGTNLDGNGDFMLDYDYLVVALGAAVNTFNTPGVMEHCHFLKEVEDAQKIRKSVIDCFERASIPNISEEEHGKFS, from the exons ATGGCGTCCGTGGCGGCGGTGGATTCCTGCCGTCCACTCAATCCCGCGCTCGATCTCCTAGCCCCTCCTCTCCTGCGCTCGTTTCCCTGCTGCCtctctcatgaagaagaaggggtgGTTCTCGGCACAGGCTGGGCTGGCACCTCCTTCCTCAAGAACCTCGACTCCTCCCGCTACGAGGTGAAGGTCATCTCGCCCCGCAACTGCTTCGCGTTCACGCCGCTGCTCCCCAGCGTCACCTGCGGCACCGTGGAGGCGCGCAGCGCCGTCGAGCCGATACAGAGGATGTTCGAGAAG AATGGGAAGGATGTCGCGTATTATGAAGCAGAGTGCTTGAAGatcaatctgacgaagaaagcCGTCCACTGCCGCTCTGCCGTCGGCACTAATTTGGATGGGAATGGCGATTTCATGCTTGATTATGATTACTTGGTTGTCGCTCTTGGAGCTGCTGTCAATACATTTAACACTCCTGGCGTGATGGAGCATTGCCACTTTCTGAAG GAAGTGGAGGATGCCCAAAAGATTCGGAAGAGCGTGATAGACTGCTTTGAAAGGGCGTCAATTCCTAACATCAGTGAAGAGGAGCATGGGAAATTTTCCTGA